A single Aspergillus chevalieri M1 DNA, chromosome 3, nearly complete sequence DNA region contains:
- a CDS encoding putative G2/M phase checkpoint control protein Sum2 (COG:U;~EggNog:ENOG410PR3C;~InterPro:IPR025609,IPR010920,IPR025761,IPR025762, IPR019050,IPR025768;~PFAM:PF09532,PF12701) produces MDMNHLIGQRFNLISKSDIRYVGTLHEINPEASTIALENVVSFGTEGRRGNPAEEIPPSASVYEYIVFRGSDVKDISVAEEKENTQPEPAQVPDDPAILGSMSRTGPQGLPPQSQPPQQPQVPRQAPPGYPQQPQFQGFYPPYGQRFGPPFPPGPGFPPYGMPPAWYPPPGQGFPQAPGAFPQIPIGPPGQHQTPPQQHRPGMPGAGPVNPLKPTSELPVGETPASKPTSQAPTPAPGAAATAQKPPTPPVETKPNVTEAVQAAPGAAAATPSKVPPTGPRSSRVEPAIPFSQTSRPAVPAVAQPPLASAPGNNMPQGAAQAAVTEATRAATAAVAAAMAKLPQPNVPKKPDASVEHVTKQMNDLKTHDGNRPQRGGYPHRGGRGGRGQYQGQQNKKVEVPQTDYDFETANAKFNKQDLVKEAIATGSPAAEAENVPQEGAAQPEAVDTSSTPASAPVNSYNRTSSFFDNISSEARDREEGTGARAVGREWRGEEEKRNIETFGQGSVDGYRGSYRGRGRGRGYGRGRGGYGRGFSRGRGAFRGGRGASQSTGVPTLT; encoded by the exons atgGATATGAACCATTTAATAGG TCAGCGGTTCAACCTGATCTCTAAGAGTGATATTCG TTATGTTGGTACTTTACATGAGATCAACCCTGAGGCCTCGACAATAGCTCTCGAGAATGTTGTTTCCTTCGGAACGGAAGGCAGACGAGGCAACCCGGCCGAGGAGATCCCTCCATCTGCCAGTGTCTACGAATACATTGTCTTCCGGGGTAGTGATGTCAAGGACATCAGCGTAgctgaggaaaaggaaaacacACAACCTGAGCCGGCTCAGGTCCCGGATGATCCCGCCATTCTAGGA AGTATGTCCCGGACGGGTCCGCAGggtcttcctcctcaatccCAGCCGCCACAACAGCCTCAGGTCCCTCGTCAAGCTCCTCCTGGCTATCCCCAACAGCCTCAGTTCCAAGGATTCTACCCTCCTTACGGACAACGCTTTGGGCCTCCTTTCCCACCTGGACCTGGTTTCCCGCCGTATGGGATGCCGCCAGCGTGGTATCCTCCTCCGGGTCAGGGCTTCCCCCAAGCACCCGGAGCCTTCCCTCAGATTCCCATTGGACCCCCAGGCCAACACCAGACCCCACCTCAACAGCATCGTCCTGGGATGCCGGGTGCGGGTCCCGTAAACCCTCTCAAGCCAACCTCTGAGCTTCCGGTCGGTGAAACACCCGCCAGTAAGCCGACTAGCCAGGCTCCTACACCTGCGCCTGGTGCTGCCGCCACGGCTCAAAAGCCGCCAACTCCGCCTGTTGAAACTAAGCCCAATGTAACTGAAGCTGTACAAGCTGCGCCCGGAGCTGCCGCGGCAACTCCGTCCAAGGTGCCGCCCACTGGACCCAGGAGCAGTCGCGTGGAGCCGGCGATTCCATTCTCCCAAACCTCTAGGCCTGCGGTTCCCGCTGTAGCTCAACCTCCACTGGCTAGCGCTCCAGGGAACAATATGCCGCAGGGCGCTGCTCAAGCCGCCGTTACTGAAGCTACTCGTGCGGCCACTGCTGCAGTCGCTGCTGCCATGGCTAAACTGCCGCAGCCTAATGTTCCTAAGAAACCTGATGCTTCTGTTGAACATGTGACCAAGCAGATGAATGACTTGAAGACCCATGATGGCAACCGTCCCCAGCGTGGCGGTTATCCACACCGTGGTGGACGTGGCGGTCGTGGTCAGTACCAAGGCCAACAAAACAAGAAGGTCGAGGTTCCGCAGACCGATTATGATTTTGAAACCGCGAATGCGAAGTTCAACAAACAGGACCTGGTCAAGGAAGCCATCGCCACTGGTAGTCCTGCGGCCGAGGCGGAAAATGTTCCCCAGGAGGGTGCTGCTCAACCCGAGGCCGTGGACACTAGCAGCACGCCGGCCTCTGCGCCTGTCAATAGTTACAACAGGACCAGCTCATTCTTTGACAACATCTCCAGCGAGGCCCGTGACCGTGAGGAAGGAACCGGGGCTCGCGCTGTTGGTCGCGAATGGCGTGGCGAAGAAGAGAAGCGGAACATTGAGACTTTCGGTCAAGGCAGTGTCGATGGCTACCGGGGCAGCTACAGAGGCCGTGGTCGTGGTAGAGGCTATGGCCGTGGCCGCGGTGGTTATGGCCGTGGATTCTCCCGAGGTCGGGGTGCTTTCCGCGGCGGGCGTGGTGCCTCTCAGTCCACTGGGGTGCCGACGCTCACCTAA
- a CDS encoding uncharacterized protein (COG:S;~EggNog:ENOG410PKB0;~InterPro:IPR007325,IPR037175;~PFAM:PF04199;~go_function: GO:0004061 - arylformamidase activity [Evidence IEA];~go_process: GO:0019441 - tryptophan catabolic process to kynurenine [Evidence IEA]) has translation MSTVQDPNQLPWNPDSTQFPSRKELPKLPGAPEDAAWVWGKEDGIGRLNLLTPTRVKAAAQEIKTGEIIRLDLPLDVPKTPAFGREVFQHNIKELVPGIAYDDTYNLNTQSGTQWDGFRHFGHIDSGCFYNGAKHSDIYGDDANLKCSIHHWSTHGIAGRAILLDYRHYANTNNISYDPYTPHPITFADLNACAKSQSLDIRPESQGGSIKPGDILMVRTGFIERYNQLTPEARTEGAKRTQFAGVAQEEAILDWLHDSYFAALVGDSPTFECWPPKKENGYIHQQILALWGMPLGEMWNLEKLSGRCRELGKWTFFVTSAPANVAGGVGSHANATAVL, from the exons ATGTCAACCGTCCAAGACCCCAACCAGCTTCCCTGGAACCCGGACTCGACCCAGTTCCCGTCTCGCAAAGAATTACCCAAGCTCCCTGGTGCGCCGGAAGATGCAGCTTGGGTCTGGGGGAAGGAGGATGGG ATTGGACGATTGAACTTGTTGACACCGACTCGTGTCAAAGCTGCGGCTCAGGAGATCAAAACTGGTGAAATCATTCGACTGGA TCTTCCCCTGGACGTCCCTAAGACACCGGCATTCGGACGAGAAGTTTTCCAGCATAACATCAAGGAACTTGTCCCTGGGATTGCCTATGATGATACATATAACCTGAACACGCAGAGTGGCACGCAGTGGGACGGATTCCGTCAC TTTGGTCACATCGACTCTGGTTGCTTCTACAACGGG GCAAAACACTCCGACATCTACGGCGATGACGCCAACCTCAAATGCAGCATCCACCACTGGTCCACCCACGGCATCGCTGGCCGCGCTATCCTCCTCGACTACCGCCACTacgccaacaccaacaacatctCCTATGACCCCTACACGCCCCACCCAATCACATTCGCCGACCTCAACGCCTGCGCTAAATCTCAAAGCCTCGACATCCGCCCCGAGTCCCAAGGCGGCTCCATCAAGCCCGGCGACATTCTCATGGTCCGCACGGGCTTCATCGAGCGCTACAACCAGCTCACTCCCGAAGCGCGCACGGAGGGCGCAAAGCGCACGCAATTTGCTGGCGTGGCACAGGAGGAAGCCATCCTGGATTGGTTACACGATTCTTATTTTGCGGCGTTGGTGGGTGATTCGCCGACGTTCGAGTGCTGGCCACCGAAGAAGGAGAATGGGTATATTCATCAGCAGATTCTGGCGCTGTGGGGGATGCCGTTGGGGGAGATGTGgaatctggagaagttgagtgGGCGATGTCGCGAGTTGGGCAAGTGGACTTTTTTTGTGACGAGTGCGCCGGCAAATGTGGCGGGGGGTGTTGGGTCGCATGCTAATGCGACCGCTGTTTTGTAA
- the veA gene encoding sexual development activator VeA (COG:S;~EggNog:ENOG410PKNN;~InterPro:IPR038491,IPR021740,IPR037525), with amino-acid sequence MATRMPLMPPENETEAHFSRITREGKRISYKLSVMQQPERARACGAGAKSSADRRPVDPPPVVELRIFESDPNDDLHKTDITFAYNASFFLYATLQTARPIAHGRVAGAPTTPVLTGVPVAGIAYLDRPSQAGYFIFPDLSVRHEGRYRLTFHLYEETKDLKDADRDPPIPDTTVQPLKPGASTNDAFNFRLLVNSVPFTVYSAKKFPGLATSTSLSRIIAEQGCRVRIRRDVRMRRRTDKRNDDYDEYSAAPRQADNRYSTPDAYTAAAAAAAAAATPIERPRSASTSTIEPALPYAPDAQRRPSGSDYGYPCAQPYQRAIPVAPQASPYPSHLSFGSGQPQYHAPPLPPTPQATAPVIPYSPHLSYSHTRNPSTEYEPTGYPYPQPRPPTERTSSYPGPLPPLRPLEPPKGFTQPAGEPRSSDPNAYHQSQALPPAPRSHTPSTGIAPSLPPLSALSSGSEYAHHMPSSMVLNPSHEMTPGKRLYDAPGPKLSKRSHDDSFGPDDRPMQNGMRPDTELYPSMQRKLSEASRAYFGDTRDEMAYKRANGRMAMKIPPTFSS; translated from the exons ATGGCGACGCGAATGCCCCTCATGCCTCCGGAGAATGAGACGGAAGCCCATTTCAGCCGGATTACCCGTGAGGGTAAGAGGATATCGTACAAGCTCAGTGTCATGCAGCAACCTGAGCGTGCCAGAGCCTGCGGTGCAGGTGCCAAAT CGTCTGCCGACCGTCGACCGGTTGATCCTCCGCCCGTGGTTGAACTGCgcatcttcgaatccgaccCCAATGACGACCTGCACAAGACCGACATCACCTTTGCCTACAACGCCAGTTTCTTCTTGTACGCGACATTGCAAACGGCGCGCCCCATTGCGCATGGGCGAGTCGCTGGTGCTCCGACTACCCCCGTGTTGACCGGTGTGCCCGTCGCGGGAATCGCCTATTTGGACCGTCCGTCTCAGGCTGGCTACTTCATCTTTCCCGATCTGTCGGTCCGTCATGAGGGTCGATACCGCTTGACCTTCCACCTGTACGAAGAAACCAAGGACCTCAAGGATGCCGACAGAGATCCCCCGATACCGGACACCACCGTTCAACCGCTTAAACCGGGCGCTAGCACTAATGACGCTTTCAACTTCCGTCTTTTGGTCAACTCTGTCCCCTTTACCGTGTACAGCGCCAAGAAGTTCCCGGGTCTGGCCACCAGTACCTCCCTGAGTCGAATTATCGCTGAACAAGGCTGCCGTGTTCGCATTCGCCGTGATGTCCGCATGAGACGCCGCACCGACAAGCGCAACGACGACTACGATGAATACTCTGCGGCTCCCCGGCAAGCAGACAACAGGTACTCCACGCCAGATGCCTAtaccgctgctgccgctgctgctgcggcagCAGCCACCCCCATCGAACGCCCACGATctgccagcaccagcacgaTCGAACCCGCTTTGCCATACGCTCCTGATGCGCAGCGTCGACCTTCTGGATCCGACTACGGATACCCTTGTGCGCAGCCCTATCAAAGAGCCATTCCTGTCGCGCCGCAGGCATCACCGTATCCTTCGCACCTTTCTTTCGGCTCTGGTCAGCCTCAGTACCATGCTCCCCCGCTTCCACCCACTCCCCAAGCGACCGCACCGGTAATCCCATACTCGCCTCATCTGTCATACTCCCATACTAGAAATCCATCCACCGAATACGAACCCACTGGGTACCCATACCCTCAACCGCGACCACCCACCGAGCGGACTTCCAGCTACCCCGGACCTCTACCGCCTCTCCGTCCTCTTGAGCCACCAAAGGGCTTCACACAACCAGCGGGTGAACCCCGTTCCTCGGATCCCAACGCTTATCACCAATCTCAAGCCCTGCCTCCAGCGCCACGATCTCATACACCCTCAACAGGTATTGCACCTTCCCTTCCGCCTCTCTCGGCCCTGTCTAGCGGCAGTGAATACGCCCACCACATGCCCAGCAGTATGGTTCTGAACCCGAGCCACGAGATGACTCCGGGCAAACGGTTGTACGATGCCCCCGGACCGAAGTTGAGCAAACGGTCGCATGATGACTCATTTGGGCCCGATGACCGCCCGATGCAAAACGGCATGCGACCAGATACAGAATTGTATCCGAGCATGCAACGGAAGCTTTCTGAGGCCAGTCGCGCCTACTTTGGTGATACCCGCGATGAGATGGCATACAAGCGAGCCAACGGCCGCATGGCCATGAAGATTCCGCCGACTTTTTCTAGTTAA
- a CDS encoding thioredoxin domain-containing protein (COG:O;~EggNog:ENOG410PK9A;~InterPro:IPR004879,IPR036249,IPR008928,IPR024705, IPR012341;~PFAM:PF13899,PF03190;~go_process: GO:0005975 - carbohydrate metabolic process [Evidence IEA]) — translation MATTSGMHVQTHDGGPETEPKMVNRLRDSKSPYVRAHMHNPVAWQMWDAEAMDLARRHNRLVFLSIGYSACHWCHVMEKESFMSPEVASILNESFIPIKVDREERPDIDDVYMNYVQATTGSGGWPLNVFLTPDLEPVFGGTYWPGPNSSTLHGQETLGFVEILDKLREVWQTQQQRCRDSAKEITRQLREFAEEGTHSHQGDREADEDLDIELLEEAYQHFSARYDSVHGGFSRAPKFPTPANLSFLLRLGIYPSAISDIVGQEECEKATAMAVSTLIRMARGGIRDHIGHGFARYSVTSDWLLPHFEKMLYDQAQLLDVYVDAFKITHDPELLGAVYDLVTYLTTSPIQSAAGGFHSSEDADSLPAPNDSEKREGAYYLWTLKELTQVLGQRDAGVCARHWGVLPDGNIAPENDPHDEFMNQNVLSIKATPRQLAKEFGLGEDEVVRILKSARQKLREHREKNRVRPDLDDKIIVAWNGLAIGALAKCSVLFDQIESSKALHCQEAAARAVKFIKDNLFDKPTGKLWRIYRDGSRGDTLGFADDYAYLIHGLLNMYEATFDDSYLQFADQLQRYLNQNFSAYTGSTPAGFYSTPSTLTPGMPGPLLRLKTGTESATPSINGIIARNLLRLATLLEDEEYRTLARQTCRSFSVEILQHPFLFVGLLDAVVGLETGTRQVTAVYCTADITETKSGHEEGLLDRANAPISARDLVAKQARKEAGLATSSSSATVALVDIRPSHAGDFVGNPSFWLRTRNPMYRELKASEPGKNYLQVCEGGKCRMVDV, via the exons ATGGCCACTACATCGGGCATGCATGTACAGACGCACGATGGCGGGCCGGAGACAGAGCCCAAGATGGTGAATCGACTGCGAGATAGCAAGTCGCCTTAT GTCAGAGCGCATATGCACAATCCGGTGGCATGGCAAATGTGGGATGCAGAGGCCATGGACTTGGCTAGGAGGCACAACCGTCTAGTCTTTCTCAGTATCGGCTATTCAGCATGTCACT GGTGCCATGTCATGGAAAAAGAGTCGTTCATGTCGCCAGAAGTGGCATCGATTTTGAACGAGTCGTTTATCCCGATCAAAGTCGACCGAGAAGAGAGACCTGATATTGACGACGTTTATATGAACTACGTACAAGCGACTACGGGATCAGGAGGCTGGCCTCTGAACGTCTTCTTGACACCGGACTTGGAACCGGTATTTGGTGGTACCTACTGGCCTGGGCCGAACTCGTCAACCTTGCACGGACAGGAGACTCTGGGATTCGTCGAGATTCTCGACAAGTTGAGAGAAGTGTGGCAGACTCAGCAGCAACGGTGTCGCGATAGTGCGAAGGAAATCACCAGACAACTCCGGGAATTCGCAGAGGAAGGGACACATTCTCACCAAGGCGACCGAGAGGCGGATGAAGACTTGGATATTGAGCTCTTGGAGGAGGCATACCAGCATTTTTCCGCGCGATATGATTCAGTTCACGGAGGGTTCTCCAGGGCGCCTAAGTTCCCAACGCCTGCAAATTTGAGTTTCCTTCTCCGCCTGGGGATCTATCCCAGTGCCATATCGGATATTGTGGGACAAGAAGAATGCGAAAAGGCAACCGCCATGGCGGTTAGTACGCTCATCAGAATGGCGCGCGGCGGTATCCGGGACCATATCGGCCACGGTTTCGCCCGGTATAGTGTCACGTCTGACTGGCTCTTGCCTCATTTCGAGAAAATGCTTTACGACCAAGCGCAGCTATTGGATGTCTACGTAGATGCCTTTAAAATCACGCATGACCCGGAGCTATTGGGTGCCGTCTACGACCTTGTTACCTATTTGACAACCAGTCCCATTCAATCCGCGGCGGGTGGTTTCCACTCTTCGGAAGACGCGGACAGCCTTCCAGCGCCAAACGATAGTGAGAAACGAGAGGGTGCGTATTACCTTTGGACGCTGAAGGAGTTGACTCAGGTTCTTGGTCAACGGGATGCCGGAGTCTGCGCTCGTCACTGGGGCGTGCTCCCCGATGGAAACATTGCACCCGAGAATGACCCGCATGATGAGTTCATGAATCAGAACGTACTGTCAATCAAGGCGACACCGCGCCAATTGGCGAAAGAATTCGGGTTGGGTGAAGACGAAGTTGTACGAATCCTCAAATCGGCCCGACAAAAGCTGCGCGAGCACCGGGAGAAAAACCGCGTACGGCCTGACTTGGACGACAAAATCATCGTGGCATGGAACGGCCTGGCCATCGGTGCGCTTGCAAAATGCAGTGTTTTGTTCGATCAGATAGAGAGTTCGAAGGCATTGCACTGCCAAGAGGCTGCAGCGCGAGCAGTGAAGTTCATCAAGGATAACCTCTTCGACAAACCCACGGGTAAACTATGGCGTATCTATCGCGATGGTAGCCGAGGCGACACGCTTGGGTTTGCGGATGACTACGCGTACTTGATTCATGGATTATTGAACATGTACGAGGCCACGTTTGATGACAGCTATCTACAGTTTGCGGATCAGTTGCAGA GGTATCTGAATCAAAATTTTAGCGCCTATACCGGATCAACACCGGCCGGGTTTTATAGCACACCATCTACGTTGACGCCGGGCATGCCAGGGCCTCTCCTCCGGTTGAAAACAGGCACTGAGTCTGCCACACCATCTATCAACGGAATCATCGCCCGCAACCTGTTGCGACTCGCGACACTActggaagacgaggagtACCGGACTCTGGCGCGACAAACGTGTCGCTCATTCTCCGTCGAAATCTTACAACACCCATTTCTGTTTGTCGGACTTCTGGATGCGGTGGTCGGGCTAGAAACAGGCACCCGACAGGTTACCGCAGTGTATTGCACGGCCGACATCACCGAAACGAAATCAGGACACGAGGAGGGCCTGCTTGACCGCGCTAACGCACCGATATCAGCTCGAGACCTGGTGGCGAAGCAGGCGCGTAAAGAAGCGGGCCTGGCGACGTCGTCGTCGAGCGCAACAGTGGCGCTGGTGGATATCCGGCCGTCTCATGCAGGCGATTTCGTAGGCAACCCTTCATTTTGGTTGCGGACACGGAATCCGATGTATCGGGAACTTAAGGCATCCGAACCGGGGAAGAATTATCTACAGGTTTGTGAGGGAGGCAAGTGCCGCATGGTGGACGTATAA
- a CDS encoding WD40 repeat domain-containing protein (COG:S;~EggNog:ENOG410PFI0;~InterPro:IPR036322,IPR015943,IPR019775,IPR001680, IPR017986;~PFAM:PF00400;~go_function: GO:0005515 - protein binding [Evidence IEA]) yields the protein MTQSSHRDEFFQTSAALGEQERKDAKSQNTNGNPIRLQSKILAVQADPMNPGFVFAAQSAGTVRKVRLETGETAALYKGPTAPVTSICFSPDGRLLFAGCWDKTVWSWDVATRQPKQRYEGHTDFVRAVTSTRLNGQDLLITGGADAQILVFDITSGKRLHVLKGHAKGLQDLAIDPNSLDPESKEMIVYSAGSDREIRRFDISAGSQDLTHTDPLLAHDTSVYKLFFDNDADLWTASADRTAKCLVRDDNWKPNLVLQHDDFVRDVVVYEQGGWVVTACRDEEVRVWNRSTGKLYHTFSGHYEEVTGLVLIGSTVVSVGIDATIRQWSLKPDELQIAVEKAKMTTPDEDEEKPNPESMLTEEEERELAELMEEE from the exons ATGACTCAGTCTTCTCATCGAGACGAATTTTTCCAGACCTC GGCTGCTTTGGGTGAGCAAGAGCGAAAAGATGCCAAATCCCAGAATACAAATGGCAATCCCATTCGATTGCAAAGTAAAATCCTGGCTGTTCAAGCGGATCCTATGAATCCTGGCTTTGTCTTTGCGGCTCAGAGTGCTGGTACTGTCCGGAAGGTCAGACTCGAA ACAGGAGAAACTGCCGCTCTGTATAAGGGACCCACTGCTCCAGTCACCAGCATTTGCTTCAGCCCAGATGGAAGGCTTCTGTTCGCCGGATGTTGGGACAAGACCGTATGGAGCTGGGATGTGGCCACGCGGCAACCTAAGCAGCGGTATGAGGGACATACCGACTTCGTAAGGGCTGTCACCAGCACCAGACTGAATGGTCAAGATCTTCTCATTACCGGAGGAGCCGACGCGCAAATCCTGGTATTCGACATTACCAGTGGTAAACGACTACACGTTCTGAAGGGTCACGCTAAGGGTCTCCAAGATCTAGCGATCGATCCTAACTCCCTAGATCCAGAGAGCAAGGAAATGATTGTTTATAGCGCGGGAAGCGATCGTGAGATTCGACGTTTCGACATTTCCGCCGGCAGTCAAGATCTCACTCACACGGACCCCCTGTTGGCCCATGACACCAGCGTCTACAAGCTCTTCTTTGACAACGATGCTGATCTCTGGACTGCCTCTGCTGACAGAACGGCAAAATGTCTCGTAAGGGATGACAACTGGAAACCAAACCTCGTGCTGCAACATGATGATTTTGTCCGGGATGTAGTGGTTTACGAGCAAGGAGGCTGGGTGGTTACCGCCTGCAGAGATGAGGAAGTTCGTGTATGGAACCGATCG ACAGGAAAGCTCTACCATACATTCTCTGGTCATTACGAGGAAGTCACAGGACTTGTGCTTATTGGGTCGACCGTCGTCAGCGTCGGAATCGATGCGACTATCCGCCAATGGTCCCTCAAGCCGGATGAACTTCAGATAGCGGTGGAAAAGGCCAAGATGACTACACcagatgaggacgaggagaaaCCAAACCCCGAGTCCATGCtgaccgaggaggaagagcggGAGCTGGCCGAGCTGATGGAAGAGGAATGA
- a CDS encoding CAP domain-containing protein (COG:S;~EggNog:ENOG410PRT6;~InterPro:IPR018244,IPR014044,IPR001283,IPR035940;~PFAM:PF00188;~SECRETED:SignalP(1-17);~go_component: GO:0005576 - extracellular region [Evidence IEA]) yields the protein MRSTLLLSAVCAAGVWGTPLDIDKRVYETDWSYVTLTETSTAQPVAAATTTYAPAQAVQETENVVTAAPVTSTSTLPPAPAQTTTLAPAPADNDNNNNANANTNNVANDVGSVVDSILPTALTSSWSTEWTSTPTQAPTTMSSTTSSAGSQGTNAYQQAILYHHNIHRSNHSANSLTWSDNLQASAQKLAARCVYEHDTSIDGGGYGQNIGYGVEESNIGQMITNLMYNDEMGFFSDLYGLASPLMALFDSWGHFSQIVWKSTTQVGCATVMCDSLGNIDASRSLPFTVCNYNPAGNTGGEYADNVLKPLGQPMFTA from the exons ATGCGTTCAACATTGTTGCTGAGTGCCGTCTGTGCGGCCGGAGTCTGGGGTACGCCGCTCGACATCGACAAGCGCGTCTATGAAACCGACTGGAGCTATGTCACCCTCACCGAGACCTCCACTGCCCAGCCCGTGGCAGCAGCTACCACCACCTATGCCCCTGCGCAGGCCGTGCAGGAGACCGAGAACGTCGTCACTGCCGCCCCTGTGACTTCCACCAGCACCCTCCCTCCTGCCCCGGCGCAAACCACCACCTTGGCTCCCGCTCCCGCCGACAACgataacaacaacaacgccAACGCTAACACCAACAATGTTGCCAACGACGTTGGCAGTGTTGTCGATAGCATCCTGCCTACGGCCTTGACTTCCAGCTGGTCCACCGAGTGGACATCGACCCCCACGCAGGCTCCTACTACCATGTCCTCGACCACCTCCAGCGCTGGTTCGCAGGGCACCAACGCCTACCAGCAGGCCATCCTGTACCATCACAACATCCACCGCAGCAACCACTCGGCCAACTCCTTGACCTGGTCCGACAACTTGCAGGCTAGCGCCCAGAAGTTGGCTGCTCGCTGTGTCTACGAGCACGACAC GAGCATTGACGGCGGTGGTTACGGTCAGAACATTGGCTACGGTGTCGAGGAGAGCAACATTGGCCAGATGATCACCAACCTGATGTACAACGATGAGATGGGCTTCTTCTCCGACCTGTACGGCTTGGCCAGCCCGCTCATGGCGCTGTTTGACAGCTGGGGTCACTTCTCCCAGATCGTCTGGAAGTCCACGACCCAGGTGGGATGCGCCACTGTCATGTGTGACAGCCTGGGCAACATCGATGCCAGCCGATCTCTTCCGTTCACTGTGTGCAATTACAACCCTGCAGGAAATACCGGTGGGGAATATGCCGACAATGTGCTCAAGCCTCTCGGACAGCCCATGTTCACGGCATAA